The Streptomyces sp. NBC_01353 genome contains a region encoding:
- a CDS encoding aspartate-semialdehyde dehydrogenase, with protein sequence MKVGIVGATGQVGTVMRKILAERKFPIDELRLFASARSAGTVVDGVTVEDASTADYTGLDIVLFSAGGATSKALAEKVASQGAVVIDNSSAWRRDPEVPLVVSEVNPHAIKDRPKGIIANPNCTTMAAMPVLRPLHQEAGLTALVATTYQAVSGSGVAGVAELRTQACAVAEQADQLAFDGEAVAFPEPNVYRRPIAFNVVPLAGNLVDDGTHETDEEQKLRNESRKILEIPELKVSGTCVRVPVFSGHSLQVNARFERPISVERAYELLKDAEGVELSEIPTPLQAAGKDASYVGRIRVDETVDNGLALFLSNDNLRKGAALNAVQIAELVAAELSQG encoded by the coding sequence GTGAAGGTCGGAATCGTCGGAGCCACCGGTCAGGTCGGCACAGTCATGCGCAAGATCCTGGCCGAGCGGAAGTTCCCCATCGACGAGCTGCGGCTCTTCGCCTCCGCCCGCTCCGCCGGCACCGTCGTCGACGGCGTCACGGTCGAGGACGCCTCCACCGCCGACTACACGGGGCTGGACATCGTCCTGTTCTCCGCCGGTGGCGCCACCTCCAAGGCGCTGGCCGAGAAGGTCGCCTCCCAGGGCGCCGTCGTGATCGACAACTCCTCCGCCTGGCGCCGCGACCCCGAGGTCCCGCTGGTCGTCTCCGAGGTCAACCCGCACGCGATCAAGGACCGCCCCAAGGGCATCATCGCCAACCCGAACTGCACCACGATGGCCGCCATGCCGGTCCTCCGGCCGCTCCACCAGGAGGCCGGCCTGACCGCGCTGGTCGCCACCACCTATCAGGCCGTCTCCGGCTCGGGCGTGGCCGGTGTCGCCGAGCTGCGCACCCAGGCGTGCGCCGTCGCCGAGCAGGCCGACCAGCTGGCCTTCGACGGCGAGGCCGTCGCCTTCCCCGAGCCGAACGTCTACCGGCGCCCCATCGCCTTCAACGTGGTGCCGCTGGCCGGCAACCTGGTCGACGACGGCACGCACGAGACCGACGAGGAGCAGAAGCTCCGCAACGAGTCCCGCAAGATCCTTGAGATCCCCGAGCTCAAGGTCTCCGGCACCTGTGTGCGCGTCCCGGTCTTCTCCGGCCACTCGCTCCAGGTCAACGCCCGCTTCGAGCGTCCCATCAGCGTCGAGCGGGCCTACGAGCTCCTCAAGGACGCCGAGGGCGTCGAGCTCTCCGAGATCCCGACCCCGCTCCAGGCCGCCGGGAAGGACGCCTCGTACGTGGGTCGCATCCGCGTGGACGAGACCGTCGACAACGGTCTGGCGCTGTTCCTCTCCAACGACAACCTGCGCAAGGGCGCCGCGCTGAACGCGGTGCAGATCGCGGAGCTGGTCGCCGCGGAGCTCAGCCAGGGCTGA
- a CDS encoding S8 family serine peptidase, with product MTTPESQSSIPGRSTPGHRRAARIAAAAGLVTALIAAGAAPVLAADDPATTPPVKSADSADKLGPTDAQRLTEAEAAGEKNVTILVATAPDATEQVAGQLDAVQGASVGRQDDKLGYVRATIPTAKAEAAIAAAAKLSSVQSIDLQAEIKLDDPTPDAGATGPVDGTTVTRTYPAPGKSTPAKNPYNPSHETGAVDFVEDHPKADGRGVTIGILDSGVDLGHPALQKTTTGERKIVDWVTATDPLTEGDGTWRAQITPVAGPVFTASSQSWKAPEGSYQFNRFNEAITAGGDPAGDINRDGDTADLFGMLYDPAAGTVRVDTDQNNDFTDNAPMKPYKDGYQIGYFGTDNPATEVVEKTPFVVEIRKDVAMDPLGGTWVGKKADFVNIGVVESSHGTHVAGITAAHSLFGGKMNGAAPGAKIVSSRACTWTGGCTNTALTEGMTDLVVNRGVDIVNMSIGGLPAQNDGDNVRARLYTRLIDQYGVQLVISAGNSGPGINTIGDPGLADKVVSVGAAISQSTWAANYGSAVTKSYAMFPFSSRGPREDGGFTPTITGPGSAVNTIPTWQAGAGVPESGYALPAGYGMLNGTSMSSPQVAGASALLLSAAKQKRIELSPLSLRTALTSTAHRISGVAAHEQGSGLIDINDAWESIKDGATAHEYKVEAPVDTAIFPAPHTGTGVYDREGGLKVGQKKVYDVTITRTTGPNRAIEHELELKYNDGTFRILGDDEIALPLNKPVTVKIQARPTSAGVHSVILEADDDRTEGVDKQILATSVVASDLAAPGYAVSASGSVQRNSHKSYFVTVPQGAKTLEVALGGLKEKSQTRFISIHPYGVAFESTASNVCYPHYNPGNGCRADLRSYANPTPGVWEIEVESRRTSPDLDNPFKLDVSVLGANFDPAVQTVAEAKVGTPAAVEWTVTNKFAGLDGKLKGGPLGSLKAETPTIKHHEQQTKTVTIGEGVDRLDISIGNTSDKAADLDLTVLRDGVQVGQAADGDSEEAVSLVKPAAGTYTVVIDGYSVQAEGGTTFDYKDVYYSAALGSVQVDAAQSYPLANGATAKVGAEVLVTGAAPEGRQFFGEVQLLNARGTVAGAGSVVIGKVTP from the coding sequence ATGACCACCCCCGAATCTCAGAGCTCCATACCCGGGCGCTCGACCCCCGGGCACAGACGCGCGGCTCGCATCGCCGCCGCCGCCGGACTTGTGACCGCGCTCATCGCGGCCGGTGCTGCTCCGGTCCTGGCCGCCGACGACCCGGCGACCACTCCCCCGGTCAAGTCCGCCGACTCCGCCGACAAGCTCGGCCCGACGGACGCCCAGCGCCTCACCGAGGCCGAGGCGGCCGGCGAGAAGAACGTGACGATCCTCGTCGCCACCGCCCCCGACGCCACCGAGCAGGTCGCCGGCCAGCTCGACGCCGTCCAGGGCGCCTCGGTCGGCAGGCAGGACGACAAGCTCGGCTACGTCCGCGCCACCATCCCGACCGCCAAGGCGGAGGCCGCCATCGCGGCGGCCGCCAAGCTCTCCTCGGTCCAGTCGATCGACCTCCAGGCCGAGATCAAGCTGGACGACCCGACCCCGGACGCGGGCGCCACCGGCCCCGTCGACGGCACGACCGTCACCCGGACCTACCCGGCCCCGGGCAAGAGCACCCCGGCGAAGAACCCGTACAACCCGTCCCACGAGACGGGCGCGGTCGACTTCGTCGAGGACCACCCCAAGGCCGACGGCCGCGGTGTGACCATCGGCATCCTCGACTCCGGTGTCGACCTGGGCCACCCGGCGCTGCAGAAGACCACCACCGGCGAGCGCAAGATCGTCGACTGGGTCACCGCCACCGACCCGCTGACCGAGGGCGACGGCACCTGGCGCGCCCAGATCACGCCGGTCGCCGGCCCCGTCTTCACCGCCTCCTCGCAGTCCTGGAAGGCGCCCGAGGGCTCCTACCAGTTCAACCGCTTCAACGAGGCGATCACCGCGGGCGGCGACCCGGCCGGTGACATCAACCGCGACGGCGACACGGCCGACCTGTTCGGCATGCTGTACGACCCGGCCGCCGGCACCGTCCGCGTCGACACCGACCAGAACAACGACTTCACGGACAACGCGCCGATGAAGCCGTACAAGGACGGGTACCAGATCGGCTACTTCGGTACCGACAACCCGGCCACCGAGGTCGTCGAGAAGACGCCGTTCGTCGTCGAGATCCGCAAGGACGTCGCGATGGACCCGCTCGGCGGGACCTGGGTCGGCAAGAAGGCCGACTTCGTCAACATCGGCGTCGTCGAGTCCTCCCACGGCACGCACGTCGCCGGCATCACCGCCGCCCACAGCCTCTTCGGCGGCAAGATGAACGGCGCCGCGCCCGGCGCGAAGATCGTCTCCTCGCGTGCCTGCACGTGGACCGGCGGCTGCACCAACACCGCCCTCACCGAGGGCATGACGGACCTCGTCGTCAACCGTGGCGTCGACATCGTCAACATGTCGATCGGCGGCCTGCCCGCGCAGAACGACGGCGACAACGTCCGCGCCCGCCTCTACACCCGGCTGATCGACCAGTACGGCGTGCAGCTGGTGATCTCGGCCGGCAACTCCGGCCCGGGCATCAACACGATCGGCGACCCCGGCCTGGCCGACAAGGTCGTCTCGGTCGGCGCGGCGATCTCCCAGTCGACCTGGGCCGCCAACTACGGCTCGGCCGTCACCAAGTCGTACGCCATGTTCCCCTTCTCCTCGCGCGGTCCGCGTGAGGACGGCGGCTTCACCCCGACCATCACCGGTCCGGGCTCGGCCGTGAACACCATCCCGACCTGGCAGGCCGGCGCCGGCGTGCCCGAGTCCGGCTACGCGCTGCCCGCCGGTTACGGGATGCTCAACGGCACCTCGATGTCCTCCCCGCAGGTCGCGGGCGCGAGCGCGCTGCTGCTCTCCGCCGCGAAGCAGAAGCGCATCGAGCTCTCGCCGCTCAGCCTGCGCACCGCGCTCACCTCGACCGCCCACCGGATCTCCGGTGTCGCGGCCCACGAGCAGGGCTCGGGTCTGATCGACATCAACGACGCCTGGGAGTCGATCAAGGACGGCGCAACGGCGCACGAGTACAAGGTCGAGGCCCCGGTCGACACCGCCATCTTCCCGGCTCCGCACACCGGCACCGGTGTGTACGACCGTGAGGGCGGCCTCAAGGTCGGCCAGAAGAAGGTCTACGACGTCACCATCACGCGCACGACCGGCCCGAACCGGGCCATCGAGCACGAGCTGGAGCTGAAGTACAACGACGGCACCTTCCGGATCCTCGGCGACGACGAGATCGCCCTGCCGCTGAACAAGCCGGTCACCGTCAAGATCCAGGCCCGGCCGACCTCGGCCGGTGTGCACAGCGTGATCCTGGAGGCCGACGACGACCGCACCGAGGGAGTGGACAAGCAGATCCTCGCCACCTCGGTCGTCGCGAGCGACCTGGCCGCGCCCGGCTACGCCGTCTCGGCGTCCGGCTCGGTCCAGCGCAACAGCCACAAGTCGTACTTCGTGACCGTGCCGCAGGGCGCGAAGACCCTCGAGGTCGCCCTCGGTGGTCTGAAGGAGAAGAGCCAGACCCGGTTCATCTCGATCCACCCGTACGGCGTGGCCTTCGAGTCCACCGCGTCCAACGTGTGCTACCCGCACTACAACCCGGGCAACGGCTGCCGTGCGGACCTGCGTTCGTACGCCAACCCGACGCCGGGCGTCTGGGAGATCGAGGTCGAGTCCCGCCGTACGTCGCCCGACCTGGACAACCCGTTCAAGCTGGACGTCTCGGTGCTCGGTGCGAACTTCGACCCGGCGGTGCAGACCGTCGCCGAGGCGAAGGTCGGCACTCCGGCCGCGGTCGAGTGGACGGTCACGAACAAGTTCGCCGGCCTCGACGGCAAGCTGAAGGGCGGCCCGCTGGGCTCCCTGAAGGCCGAGACGCCGACGATCAAGCACCACGAGCAGCAGACGAAGACCGTCACCATCGGTGAGGGTGTCGACCGGCTCGACATCTCGATCGGCAACACCTCCGACAAGGCCGCCGACCTCGACCTGACGGTCCTGCGCGACGGCGTGCAGGTGGGCCAGGCCGCGGACGGCGACTCGGAGGAGGCCGTCTCGCTGGTCAAGCCGGCCGCCGGTACCTACACCGTGGTGATCGACGGCTACTCGGTGCAGGCCGAGGGTGGCACGACCTTCGACTACAAGGACGTGTACTACTCGGCGGCGCTCGGCAGCGTCCAGGTCGACGCGGCCCAGAGCTACCCGCTGGCCAACGGCGCGACCGCCAAGGTCGGCGCCGAGGTGCTCGTCACCGGTGCCGCGCCCGAGGGCCGGCAGTTCTTCGGCGAGGTCCAGCTGCTGAACGCGCGCGGCACGGTCGCGGGCGCCGGCAGCGTGGTGATCGGCAAGGTCACTCCGTAA
- a CDS encoding CGNR zinc finger domain-containing protein: MTVSDPRPLLGEPVSLDLLNTRWMSDGVRQDLLADTDGLGVWLASNGLDGRFTTDATTLRHTLAARDALLALADAPGDPAAVARVDAVLWHGRIRATLTPEGPGEEPEFKDAAWGPAWTAARDYLDLLRTAPDRIRACAHEACILHFFDTSRNGTRRWCSMTTCGNRAKASRHYARTKDN; this comes from the coding sequence ATGACCGTTTCCGATCCGCGGCCCCTGCTCGGCGAGCCCGTCTCGCTCGACCTGCTCAACACCCGCTGGATGTCGGACGGGGTACGCCAGGACCTGCTCGCGGACACCGACGGCCTGGGCGTCTGGCTCGCCTCGAACGGGCTCGACGGGCGCTTCACCACCGACGCGACGACCCTCCGCCACACGCTCGCCGCCCGCGACGCGCTGCTCGCCCTCGCCGACGCGCCGGGCGACCCCGCCGCCGTCGCGCGCGTCGACGCCGTCCTTTGGCACGGCCGCATCCGCGCCACACTCACGCCCGAGGGACCGGGCGAGGAGCCGGAGTTCAAGGACGCCGCCTGGGGTCCGGCCTGGACCGCCGCCCGCGACTACCTGGATCTGCTGCGCACCGCGCCGGACCGCATCCGGGCGTGCGCCCACGAGGCGTGCATCCTGCACTTCTTCGACACCTCGCGGAACGGCACGCGGCGCTGGTGCTCGATGACGACGTGCGGCAACCGGGCCAAGGCCTCGCGCCACTACGCCCGTACAAAGGACAACTAA
- a CDS encoding VOC family protein produces MSAIGTLNTGHIGLNVTDLERSLGFYADVLGFELLREGKEDDRRFALLGQGGRLVLTLWQQAEDAYDSGRAGLHHLAFEAESIDRVRTAETALKERGTSFAYEGVVPHAEGASSGGIFFHDPDGTRLEIFAPTGAESTEAPVENAPTCGFF; encoded by the coding sequence ATGTCGGCGATCGGAACGCTGAACACCGGCCACATCGGGCTCAACGTCACGGACCTGGAGCGCTCGCTCGGCTTCTACGCGGACGTCCTGGGCTTCGAGCTGCTCCGCGAGGGCAAGGAGGACGACCGTCGGTTCGCGCTCCTGGGCCAGGGCGGCCGGCTGGTCCTCACGCTCTGGCAGCAGGCGGAGGACGCGTACGACTCCGGCCGCGCGGGCCTGCACCACCTCGCCTTCGAGGCCGAGTCGATCGACCGGGTGAGGACGGCGGAGACGGCCCTGAAGGAGCGCGGCACCTCCTTCGCCTACGAGGGCGTGGTCCCCCACGCCGAGGGTGCCTCCTCCGGCGGCATCTTCTTCCACGACCCGGACGGCACCCGCCTGGAGATCTTCGCCCCGACGGGCGCGGAGAGCACGGAAGCCCCGGTCGAGAACGCCCCCACCTGCGGCTTCTTCTAG
- a CDS encoding pyridoxamine 5'-phosphate oxidase family protein, which produces MDPYNKGSFAVQERVGVRDLAAHVARSIGTGIRPVAAAFLELQPMLVLGAADADGQVWSSLLTGTPGFVRATGPHTISVAAALPDGTPDGTAVGTIALDPRTRRRMRLNGLARPSARGFTVEAEQVFSNCPKYLQKRELYAPDTTTPPGTPHHGTALSPDQERFVRAADTFFIATVAPDGADASHRGGHPGFVRVDSPTELSWRDYPGNAMFLTLGNLETDDRAGLLFLDWHTGTTVRLTGRAHTTYGPDGVRTTRFRIERTVETPSASPLRWSHPEYSPANPLDS; this is translated from the coding sequence ATGGACCCGTACAACAAGGGCTCCTTCGCCGTGCAGGAGCGCGTAGGGGTCCGGGACCTCGCAGCCCACGTCGCCCGCTCCATCGGCACCGGAATCCGCCCCGTCGCCGCCGCCTTCCTCGAGCTCCAGCCCATGCTGGTGCTCGGGGCGGCGGACGCCGACGGTCAGGTCTGGAGCTCCCTCCTGACCGGCACCCCCGGCTTCGTCCGGGCGACGGGCCCGCACACGATCTCGGTCGCGGCGGCCCTCCCCGACGGCACTCCCGACGGCACCGCCGTCGGAACGATCGCCCTGGACCCCCGCACCCGCCGCCGTATGCGCCTCAACGGCCTCGCCCGCCCCAGCGCCCGCGGCTTCACCGTCGAAGCGGAACAGGTCTTCTCCAACTGCCCGAAGTACCTCCAGAAGCGCGAGCTGTACGCGCCCGACACCACCACCCCACCCGGCACCCCGCACCACGGCACCGCGCTCAGCCCCGACCAGGAGCGGTTCGTCCGCGCAGCCGACACCTTCTTCATCGCGACCGTCGCCCCCGACGGCGCCGACGCGAGCCACCGAGGAGGCCACCCCGGCTTCGTACGGGTCGACTCGCCCACGGAACTCAGCTGGCGGGACTATCCCGGCAACGCGATGTTCCTGACCCTCGGCAATCTGGAGACCGACGACCGCGCGGGCCTGCTCTTCCTCGACTGGCACACCGGCACCACGGTCCGCCTGACCGGTCGCGCCCACACCACGTACGGCCCGGACGGGGTCCGTACCACCCGCTTCCGTATCGAGCGGACCGTCGAGACCCCGTCCGCCAGCCCCCTGCGCTGGTCCCACCCCGAGTACTCGCCCGCCAACCCCCTGGACTCCTGA
- a CDS encoding HPP family protein — MATATSVSVAALLALVALGAVLHQPLLIPPLAASMALVAGAPDLPLSQPRSVVGGQLLSALTGFSVLLVAGPGLWSAALAGGLALGVMMAARTPHSPAAATAVIVALQNPPFWSFLALLALASVLLVAVGLAGARAAGRTYPAYWL; from the coding sequence ATGGCCACGGCCACCTCCGTCAGCGTCGCGGCCCTGCTCGCCCTCGTCGCGCTCGGCGCCGTGCTGCACCAGCCCCTGCTGATCCCACCCCTGGCCGCCAGCATGGCGCTCGTCGCCGGGGCGCCCGATCTGCCGCTCTCCCAACCCCGCTCGGTCGTCGGCGGCCAGCTCCTCTCCGCGCTCACCGGCTTCTCCGTGCTGCTCGTCGCCGGACCAGGCCTCTGGAGCGCGGCGCTCGCCGGCGGTCTCGCGCTCGGCGTCATGATGGCGGCCCGCACCCCGCACTCGCCCGCCGCCGCGACGGCCGTGATCGTCGCCCTTCAGAATCCGCCGTTCTGGAGCTTCCTCGCCCTGCTCGCCCTTGCGAGCGTGCTGCTCGTCGCCGTCGGCCTCGCGGGCGCCCGGGCAGCCGGGCGGACGTACCCGGCGTACTGGCTCTAA
- a CDS encoding NUDIX hydrolase, whose amino-acid sequence MKQELRVAAYAVCVRDDEVLLARWVDRAGAKRWTLPGGGMDHGEEPVDTVVREVEEETGYVTEPVALLGIDSIRRGWLRRLAGPGDFQGLRIIYEARVTGGELRNEIGGSTDLAAWHPLAAVPDLERVELVDIGLQLWRERPPVGRSRLADPANG is encoded by the coding sequence ATGAAACAGGAGTTGAGGGTGGCGGCCTACGCCGTGTGCGTCCGTGACGACGAGGTGCTCCTCGCCCGTTGGGTGGACAGAGCAGGGGCCAAGCGGTGGACCCTGCCCGGCGGAGGGATGGACCACGGCGAGGAGCCGGTCGACACCGTCGTCCGCGAGGTCGAGGAGGAGACCGGGTACGTCACCGAGCCGGTCGCCCTGCTCGGCATCGACTCGATCCGCCGCGGATGGCTGCGTCGGCTCGCCGGGCCAGGGGACTTCCAGGGACTGCGGATCATCTACGAGGCCCGGGTCACCGGCGGCGAACTACGCAACGAGATCGGCGGTTCCACCGACCTCGCCGCCTGGCATCCGCTCGCCGCCGTGCCCGACCTCGAACGCGTCGAACTCGTCGACATCGGGCTCCAGCTGTGGCGTGAGCGGCCCCCGGTCGGACGCTCCCGCCTCGCCGATCCGGCGAACGGCTGA
- a CDS encoding serine hydrolase domain-containing protein encodes MSAVRTARTARTVLAATAVAALTVGALAAPAVAATAPEKPDHTATQQALDAAVEAGVPGAVAQTRSGRTGWTGTAGERGGEDRYRVGSITKTFVATVLLQLQAEGRLDLDDPVEKWLPGVVRGNGHDGRKITIRQLLNHTSGIYSYTADTGFQEKVFGPGFLEHRYDTWTPRQLVAIAMTHKPDFTPGTAWTYSNTNFVLAGMVIEKATGRPYGKEVERRIVKPLKLRATSVPGTTVTMPKPSSRAFSKLAVDENATTIHDVTELNPSLAGAAGEMISDSNDLQTFYRALLKGTLLPRAEMREMTKAVPVSAEDPEFHYGLGLMQTKLSCGKEVWGHGGGIHGSSSEAVATRDGEHSLAMNFNADWAGDSRTVIEAEFCG; translated from the coding sequence ATGTCAGCCGTACGTACCGCACGCACCGCCCGTACCGTCCTCGCCGCCACCGCCGTGGCAGCGCTCACCGTTGGAGCGCTCGCCGCGCCCGCCGTCGCGGCCACCGCGCCGGAGAAGCCGGACCACACCGCCACCCAGCAGGCCCTCGACGCGGCGGTCGAGGCGGGCGTGCCCGGCGCCGTCGCCCAGACCCGGTCCGGCCGCACCGGCTGGACCGGGACGGCCGGTGAGCGCGGCGGCGAGGACCGCTACCGGGTCGGTTCCATCACCAAGACCTTTGTCGCCACGGTCCTCCTCCAGCTCCAGGCCGAGGGCCGCCTCGACCTCGACGACCCCGTCGAGAAGTGGCTGCCCGGCGTGGTCCGCGGCAACGGCCACGACGGCCGCAAGATCACCATCCGTCAACTCCTCAACCACACCAGCGGGATCTACAGCTACACCGCTGACACCGGATTCCAGGAGAAGGTCTTCGGTCCCGGCTTCCTGGAACACCGTTACGACACCTGGACCCCGCGGCAGCTCGTCGCGATCGCGATGACCCACAAGCCGGACTTCACCCCCGGCACCGCCTGGACCTACTCCAACACCAACTTCGTCCTGGCGGGCATGGTGATCGAGAAGGCGACCGGTCGTCCGTACGGCAAGGAGGTCGAGCGGCGGATCGTCAAGCCGCTGAAGCTGCGTGCCACCAGCGTGCCCGGGACGACCGTGACGATGCCGAAGCCGAGTTCACGGGCGTTCTCGAAGCTCGCGGTCGACGAGAACGCGACGACGATCCACGACGTCACCGAGCTGAACCCGAGCCTCGCGGGCGCGGCCGGCGAGATGATCTCCGACTCCAACGATCTGCAGACCTTCTACCGGGCCCTGCTCAAGGGCACGTTGCTGCCCAGGGCCGAGATGCGCGAGATGACGAAGGCCGTTCCCGTCAGCGCGGAGGACCCGGAGTTCCACTACGGCCTCGGGCTGATGCAGACGAAGCTGAGCTGCGGCAAGGAGGTGTGGGGCCACGGCGGTGGCATTCACGGCTCGTCGTCGGAGGCCGTCGCCACCAGGGACGGCGAGCACTCGCTCGCCATGAACTTCAACGCGGACTGGGCGGGCGACAGCCGGACCGTCATCGAGGCCGAGTTCTGCGGCTGA
- the pepN gene encoding aminopeptidase N, protein MPGENLSRDEARERAALLSVDGYEVALDLRSAVGESGEEVRTFRSVTTIRFRRTGTGSATFADLIAPAVTSVELNGRALDPAVVFDGARIALDGLADENVLVVDAQCAYSRTGEGMHRFVDPEDGEVYLYTQYEPADARRVFANFEQPDLKAPYRFEVTAPEGWTVWSNGVGEQGAEGVWRFAETAAISTYITCVVAGPYHYVTDTYKRGDIEIPLGAMCRKGLAKHFDADDVFLITKQGFDFFHDNFDYPYPFGKYDQAFVPEYNLGAMENPGMVTFREEYIYRGKVTQAAYERRANVILHEMAHMWFGDLVTMVWWDDLWLKESFADFMGSFSLAEATRFTNSWVTFANSRKSWAYRADQLPSTHPITADIRDLEDAKLNFDGITYAKGASVLKQLVAYAGRDAFLEGARRYFKRHAYGNTRLADLLSVLEETSGRDMKAWSRAWLQTSGVNTLTPEVTYDAEGRITELAVVQGGDAALDQPTPSAGRPHRAAVGLYKLSVDGELVRYARAEADVVGARTVVAELAGSARPDLVLVNDDDLTYCKIRFDEGSLATLRAHLGDITDPLARALCWSALWNLTRDGLMPARDFVAVALEFAGRETDIGVLQMVHAWARSAVTHYAAPEWRAEGGRLLAEGGLRELRVAEPGSEHQLTWARFFAATAASDADFQLLEGLLDGTARIDGLEVDQELRWSFLEPLATHGRADETRIAEELTLDDTATGKRHQVRCLAARPSAAVKAQAWAQVVESDTLSNALVEATIAGFAQPSQRELIAPYAEKYFAAIERVWAERSIQIGMDVVRGLFPGLQDDESTLAATDAWLSAHEDAAPALRRLVLESRDDLARALRAQACDGAA, encoded by the coding sequence GTGCCCGGTGAGAATCTGTCCCGCGACGAGGCCCGCGAGCGGGCCGCGCTGCTGTCCGTCGACGGGTACGAGGTCGCCCTCGATCTGCGGTCGGCGGTCGGCGAGTCGGGAGAAGAGGTACGCACCTTCCGCTCGGTGACGACGATCCGCTTCCGCCGTACCGGCACGGGCTCCGCCACCTTCGCGGACCTGATCGCCCCGGCCGTGACCTCCGTCGAGCTGAACGGGCGCGCGCTCGACCCGGCCGTCGTCTTCGACGGTGCGCGGATCGCACTGGACGGCCTCGCCGACGAGAACGTTCTGGTGGTGGACGCGCAGTGCGCCTACAGCCGGACCGGCGAGGGCATGCACCGCTTCGTCGACCCGGAGGACGGCGAGGTCTACCTCTACACGCAGTACGAGCCGGCCGACGCCCGTCGGGTCTTCGCCAATTTCGAGCAGCCCGACCTCAAGGCCCCGTACCGCTTCGAGGTGACCGCGCCCGAGGGCTGGACGGTCTGGTCGAACGGAGTGGGCGAGCAGGGCGCCGAGGGGGTGTGGCGGTTCGCCGAGACGGCGGCGATCTCCACGTACATCACCTGCGTCGTGGCCGGGCCGTACCACTACGTCACCGACACGTACAAGCGTGGGGACATCGAGATCCCGCTCGGCGCGATGTGCCGCAAGGGGCTCGCCAAGCACTTCGACGCGGACGACGTCTTCCTGATCACCAAGCAGGGCTTCGACTTCTTCCACGACAACTTCGACTACCCGTACCCCTTCGGGAAGTACGACCAGGCCTTCGTCCCCGAGTACAACCTCGGCGCGATGGAGAACCCGGGCATGGTGACCTTCCGCGAGGAGTACATCTACCGCGGCAAGGTGACGCAGGCGGCGTACGAGCGCCGGGCGAACGTCATCCTGCACGAGATGGCGCACATGTGGTTCGGCGACCTGGTCACCATGGTGTGGTGGGACGACCTGTGGCTGAAGGAGTCCTTCGCCGACTTCATGGGCTCGTTCTCGCTCGCGGAGGCGACCCGCTTCACCAACAGCTGGGTGACCTTCGCCAACAGCCGCAAGTCGTGGGCGTACCGCGCCGACCAGCTGCCGTCCACGCACCCGATCACGGCCGACATCCGTGACCTGGAGGACGCCAAGCTGAACTTCGACGGCATCACGTACGCCAAGGGCGCCTCGGTCCTGAAGCAGCTGGTGGCGTACGCGGGCCGGGACGCTTTCCTGGAGGGCGCGCGCCGCTACTTCAAGCGGCACGCGTACGGGAACACGCGTCTCGCCGACCTGCTGTCGGTCCTGGAGGAGACCTCCGGGCGCGACATGAAGGCGTGGTCGCGGGCCTGGCTGCAGACCTCGGGCGTCAACACGCTGACGCCGGAGGTGACGTACGACGCCGAGGGCCGGATCACCGAGCTGGCCGTCGTCCAGGGCGGGGACGCCGCGCTCGATCAGCCGACTCCGTCGGCGGGGCGCCCGCACCGGGCGGCCGTCGGCCTGTACAAGCTCTCGGTCGACGGCGAACTCGTGCGGTACGCGCGGGCCGAGGCCGATGTCGTCGGCGCGCGGACGGTCGTGGCCGAGCTGGCCGGGTCGGCCAGGCCCGACCTGGTGCTCGTCAACGACGACGACCTGACCTACTGCAAGATCCGTTTCGACGAGGGTTCGCTGGCCACTCTGCGGGCGCACCTCGGCGACATCACCGACCCGCTGGCCCGCGCCCTGTGCTGGTCGGCGCTGTGGAACCTGACGCGGGACGGTCTGATGCCGGCCCGGGACTTCGTCGCGGTGGCACTGGAGTTCGCCGGCCGTGAGACGGACATCGGCGTGCTCCAGATGGTGCATGCCTGGGCGCGCTCGGCGGTCACGCACTACGCGGCGCCCGAGTGGCGTGCGGAGGGCGGCCGGCTGCTCGCCGAAGGCGGGCTGCGCGAGCTGCGCGTGGCCGAGCCGGGCAGCGAGCACCAGCTGACCTGGGCGCGGTTCTTCGCGGCGACGGCCGCCTCGGACGCGGACTTCCAGCTCCTGGAGGGTCTGCTCGACGGTACGGCGAGGATCGACGGCCTCGAGGTCGACCAGGAGCTGCGCTGGTCGTTCCTGGAGCCGCTGGCCACGCACGGCCGGGCGGACGAGACCCGGATCGCCGAGGAGCTGACCCTCGACGACACGGCGACCGGCAAGCGCCACCAGGTCCGCTGTCTGGCGGCCCGGCCCTCGGCGGCGGTCAAGGCGCAGGCGTGGGCGCAGGTCGTCGAGTCGGACACGCTGTCGAACGCGCTGGTGGAGGCGACGATCGCGGGCTTCGCACAGCCCTCGCAGCGGGAGCTGATCGCGCCGTACGCGGAGAAGTACTTCGCCGCGATCGAGCGGGTGTGGGCCGAGCGGTCGATCCAGATCGGCATGGACGTGGTCCGGGGGCTGTTCCCCGGCCTCCAGGACGACGAGTCCACGCTCGCGGCGACGGACGCGTGGCTGTCCGCGCACGAGGACGCGGCGCCCGCGCTGCGCCGGCTGGTCCTGGAGTCGCGGGACGACCTGGCGAGGGCGCTGCGGGCGCAGGCGTGTGACGGGGCAGCCTGA